Within Micromonospora narathiwatensis, the genomic segment CCTAGTACGAGAGGACCGGGACGGACGAACCTCTGGTGTGCCAGTTGTCCCGCCAGGGGCACGGCTGGTTAGCTACGTTCGGAAGGGATAACCGCTGAAAGCATCTAAGCGGGAAGCTCGCTTCAAGATGAGGTATCCCACCCACCTTTGGTGGGGTAAGGCCCCCAGCTAGACGACTGGGTTGATAGGCCGGAAATGTAAGCCCGGTAACGGGTTCAGTTGACCGGTACTAATAGGCCGAGGACTTGACTACTAAGCTGCTACGCGTCCACTGTGCAACTCCCGACAAACGAACAAGCACACCAGCAGCCCCCAACCGGGGGCGCGGTTGATTGTTTGACATGTCGATAGAGTTACGGCGGTCATGGCGGAGGGGAAACGCCCGGTCACATTCCGAACCCGGAAGCTAAGCCCTCCAGCGCCGATGGTACTGCACTCGGGAGGGTGTGGGAGAGTAGGACACCGCCGGACAATCTTCCAGTCAAGGGCCGCCCCAGCAGGGTCGGCCCTTGACTGCGTTAGCGTCTCTGCGACGCGTTCAGGAAGGATGTACCTGTGAGTTCAGAACCGCAGGGCGGGGATCGCCCCCGTCGTTACGAGGACCGCGCCGAGCGTGGGCAGGGGCGCGGCGACGCCCGCCGCGACGACCGTCCCTCGTACCGGGGCGGCCGCGACGACCGCGAGCGCGGCGGCGACCGCCGCGAGAGTGGCTTCCGGTCGGGTTCCCGCGACGGCGGTTTCCGGGGCGGCGAGCGTCGTGACTCGGGCTTCGGTGGCGGCCCACGTGAGGGTGGCTTCCGCCGCGACGACCGTGAGGGTGGCTTCCGGGGCGGTGACCGCAGCGGCGGTGGCGTCCGCCGGGACGACCGTGAGGGTGGCTTCCGGGGCGGTGACCGCAGCGGCGGTGGCGTCCGCCGGGACGACAACCGTGACGGCGGCGTCCGCTCGGGTGGTCCCGGTTTCCGTGGCGACGACCGCCGGGACGACCGTCGTGAGGGCGGTTTCCGTGGCGGTGAGCGCCGGGAGGGCGTCCGCCGGGACGACCGTGAGGGCGGCTTCCGGGGTGGTGACCGCCGGGAAGGCTTCCGGTCGGGCCCGCGCGAGGGCGGCTTCCGCCGCGACGAGCGGCGCGAGGGTGGCTTTGGCGGCGGTGACCGCCGTGATGGCCCCCGTCGGACCGACGGCGGCTTCCGTGGCGGCGAGCGCCGGGAGGGCGTCCGCCGCGACGACCGTGAGGGCGGTTCCCGTGGCGGTGACCGTCGTGAGGGCGGCTTCCGTGGCGGTGACCGTCGTGAGAGCGGCTTCCGCCGCGACGACCGTGAGGGCGGTTTCCGTGGCGGTGAGCGCCGGGAGGGTGGCTTCCGCCGTGACGACCGTGAGGGCGGCTTCCGGGGTGGTGACCGCCGGGAAGGCTTCCGGTCGGGTCCGCGCGAGGGCGGCTTCGCCGGCGGTGAGCGCCGCGAGGGCGTCCGCCGGGACGACCGCGAGGGTGGCTTCCGGGGTGGTGACCGTCGTGAGGGCGGTTTCCGTGGCGGTGAGCGCCGGGAGGGTGGCTTCCGCCGTGACGACCGTGAGGGCGGCTTCCGGGGTGGTGACCGCCGGGAAGGCTTCCGGTCGGGTCCGCGCGAGGGCGGCTTCGCCGGCGGTGAGCGCCGCGAGGGCGTCCGCCGGGACGACCGCGAGGGTGGCTTCCGGGGTGGTGACCGTCGTGAGGGCGGTTTCCGTGGCGGTGACCAGCGGGAGGGCGTCCGCCGGGACGACCGCGAGGGTGGCTTCCGGGGTGGTGACCGTCGTGAGGGCGGTTCCCGTGGCGGCGAGCGCCGGGAGGGCTTCCGCCGAGACGACCGCGAGGGTGGCTTCCGTCGGGACGGCGCGGGGCCACGGGACGGTGGCTTCCGCCGCGAGGAGCGGGGCGAGGGCGGTTTCGGCGGCGGTGAGCGCCGCCAGGGTTTCCGCCGGGACGACCGGGAGGGCGGCTTCCGGCGGGAGGACGGTCGCTCGGGCGGCTTCCGGGCCGGCCGGGAGCGTACCGAGCGGGACGGTGAGCGTCGCGGCTACGGCGACCGTCGGCCGGGCGGCCCTGGCTCGCAGGGGGAGCGCCGGGACGATCGGCGGGAGCGTGGCGAGGGCCGTGAGGCCGAGCGGGTTGTCGCGCCGGCGCTGCCCGACGAGGTGGTCGCCGGCGATCTCGATTCCACCGTCCGGGCCGAGCTGCTGTCGCTGGCCAAGCCGGTGGCGGAAACCGTCGCCCGGCACCTCGTCGCGACCGGCCTGCTGATCGACGAGGACCCGGCGGAGGCGCTGGCGCACGCGTTGGCCGCCCGCCGGCTCGCCTCGCGGATCGCCGCGGTGCGGGAGGCGGTCGGGCTGGCCGCGTACCACGCCGGGGAGTGGCAGACGGCCATTGCCGAGCTGCGGACGTACCACCGGATGACCGGGCTGCAGAGCCACCTGGCGGTGCTGGCCGACTGCGAGCGGGCGCTGGGCCGCCCGGAGCGGGCGATCGACCTGTTCCGCGGCGCGGACCAGGACAAGGTCGACAAGGCGGTCGCGATCGAGCTGCTGATCGTCGCCGCCGGGGCGCGGGGTGACCTCGGGCAGAAGGACGCGGCCGTGGCGATGCTGCAGGTGCGCGAGCTGACCAACGACTCGACGGAGCCGTGGGCGGCACGGCTGCGTTACGCGTACGCGGACGCGCTGCTGGCCGTGGGCCGGCGCGAGGAGGCGCGGGAGTGGTTCTCCCGGGCCACCGACGTGGACGCCGAGGGCGAGACCGACGCCGCCGAGCGGCTGCTCGAACTCGACGGCGTGGTCATCGAGGGCGACGACGAGGAGGACGAGGAGCTCGCGGCCGACCCGGGTAGCGCCGGTGCCGTAGCGACCGAACCGGACGCCGACCTCACCGGCGCCGACCGGCCCGACGAGGACGACGAACTCGACGAGGACGACGAGGACGACGAACTCGACGGCGACGTGGACGAGTTCGACGACGACGACGAGTTCGACGACGAGGACGATGACCTCGACGCGGACGATGACGAGCTGGACGGTGACGCGGGCCCCCGGGCCCAGGACCGCCGCCGCGAGGAGTCGGCCGACCCCGGGGAGCGCGATGACGCGCCGGCCGGGTACCGCGACCGGGACGGCGCGGACCTCGGCGACGACGAGCTGACCGACGCCGAGGCGTCCTCGCTCGCCGACGCGGCAGGTGCCTCGGACCCGTCGGACGCCTCGGAAGCCGCGCGGGACCGGGGCGACGCGCCGGCCGCCGTGGACGGTGACGCGGCGCCGGGCCGCGAGGCGGAGGCGGACCGCCGGTGACCACGAGCGCCGGGGAACGGCTGGTCGACGGGTACGCCCTGGTCGTATTCGACCTGGACGGGGTGATCTATCTGATCGACCGACCGATCCCCGGCGCGGTCGAGGCGGTCGGCCGGCTGCACGCCGAGGGCCGGCTGGTCGCGTACGCGACCAACAACGCCTCGCGCCGCTCCAGCGAGGTGGCCGACCTGCTCACCGGCATGGGCGTACCGGCCCGGGCGGAGGAGGTGCTCACCTCGGCCGCCGCCACTGCCGAGCTGCTGCGCGACCGGCTGCCGGCCGGCGCGCCGGTGCTGGTGGTCGGGGCGGAGGCGCTGCGGGCGGAGCTGCGCGCCGTCGGGCTGCGCCCGGTGTCGACGGTCGACGAGCAGCCCGCCGCCGTCGCCCAGGGCTACGGCCCGCAGGTCGGCTGGGTCGAGCTCGCCGAGGCGTCTCTCGCGGTACGGGCGGGTGCGCCCTGGTACGCGACGAACACCGACCGGACCCTGCCGAGCCCGCGCGGCCCGTTGCCGGGCAACGGCTCCCTGGTCGCGGTGCTGCGTACCGCGCTGGGGCGGGACCCGGACGTGGTGGTGGGCAAGCCGGAGCCGGCCCTGTTCGCCACCGCCGCCCGTCGGGCCGGTGCCGGGCGGACCCTGGTGGTCGGCGACCGCCTGGACACCGATATCGAGGGAGCCCGCCGGGCCGGCCTGGACAGCCTGCTGGTGCTCACCGGCGTCAGCGACGTACCCGAGCTGCTGACCGCCCCCGAGCCGCGCCGGCCGACGTACGTCTCCATCGACCTGGCCGGGCTGTTCGACCCGGCGGCGGTGGTGCGGGTGCCGGGTACGCCCGACGTCGGTGGCTGGTCGGTGACCGTGTCCGATGGCGGGCTGGCTCTCGACGGCGCGGGACGCCCGCTCGACGCCCTCGCCGCGCTCTGCGCGGTGGCCTGGTCGGCGGGGGCCGACCCGCGGGTGCGGCCGGCGTCCCCGGCGGCGGGGGAGGCCCTCGACGCGCTGGGCCTGTCCGGCTGACCGGACCGGCCCGGCGGGGGTCAGATCAGCTTGCGCAGCTTCATCAGGTCGAACGGGTTCGCCTTGATGGACACCCGGCGGCCGGCCACCGCCTTGGCCAGGTCGAGCTGGCCGTGCACCAGCGCGACCAGGTCGTCGCTGCTGGTGCTGAGCGCGATCTTGGCCTGCGGGTCGTCGCCGTCGGTCAGGTCGATCAGCCGGCCCTCTTGGAGGCGGCCGTGAAACGCGGTGTCCAGGTCGGTGATCCGGCAGGCCAGGGTGCGGTCGAGGTCGATCCGGCCCGCCGCGTCGGCGTGCCGGTCCAGCCGGGCGGCCAACTCCTGCAACGCCTGCCGGCACTCGTCCACGCTGGCCACATCGTCTCCTCACCACGCGCCACGCCGTTCCCCGGCACCGTACCGCAATGGGGTGTCCGGGGTGCCCGGTAGCGTGACACCAGCACACCCGCCCCGCGGAAGGGACTCAGGCATGCAGGACGCGTGGCGCGCCTACCTCGAGCTGGCCATGGGCCTGACGGAGGCGCCCCGGAAGAAGGCCCAGGACGCCGTGCGGCGCGTGGTCGGCCAGGGCGGTGCCACCGCCGCCCAGCTCCAGGCGCTCGCCGAGGAACTGGTCTCCACCGGCGTGGCGAACCGGGAGGCGCTGACCAAGCTGGTCCGCTTCGAGGTGGACCGCGCGCTGGGCGCGGTCGGGCTGGCCACCGCCGACGAGGTCGCCGAGCTGACCCGCCGGGTGCGGGAGTTGGAACGGCAGCTCCGCGAGGCGAAGAGCGCCCCGACGCCGACGACGGGGACCGCCCCGGCCGAGCCGGCGGCCGCGGCCCCCGTCTCCGCGCTGCCGGACCGGCCGGCGCCCACCCCAACGAAGGCGGTGGCGAAGAAGGCCGTGGCGAAGAAAGCGGTGGCGAAGAAGGCGATCGCGAAGAAGCCGGCCGCCTCGGCGGTGCCGCAGACCTCGGCCGAGGGATCGCCGGCCACGCCGGCGAAGAAGGCGACCGGCCGCAGGCAGACCGGCGGTGCCGGGTCGTGACCGCCCCGTACCGGCCCGGGCCCCCGCCCGGCCCGCGCCCGGGTCCGCCGCCCGGCGGTCTCCGCCCCGGGCCGCCGCCGGGGGTACGGCCCGTGCCCGCCCCGGTCGAGGACGTCGGGGACGCCCGGCACCCGGCGGTGGACGCCGCCGTGCACGCCATGATCAACGCCGAGGCGCTCTCCCCGGCGGACCAGATCGCCCAGTACGAGGCGGCGTACGAGACGCTGCGCGAGACCCTGGCCAGCATCGACCAGACCTGACCGACCGGAGAGAGAACCACCCATGGCACGTCGTACCCGGCTGGATGCCGAACTCGTCCGCCGCGGTCTCGCCCGCTCCCGCGAGCAGGCGGCCGCGCTGGTGGAGGCCGGCCGCGTCCAACTGCGCGGAGTGCCCGCCCGCAAGGTCGCCGCGATGGTCGACCCGGCGGACCCGTTGCTGGTCACCGGTGAGGACCCCACCACCGAGTACGTCTCCCGGGGCGGGCACAAGCTGGCCGGCGCGCTGGCCGCGTTCGCGCCCGGCGGGCTGGGCGTCACCGGCCGCCGCTGCCTGGACGCCGGTGCCTCCACCGGCGGTTTCACCGACGTGCTGCTGCGCGCCGGAGCCGCCGAGGTGGTGGCCGTCGACGTCGGGTACGGCCAGTTGGCCTGGTCGCTGCGCACCGACGAGCGGGTGCACGTCTTCGAGCGCACCAACGTGCGTACCCTCACGCCGGAGGCGATCGGCGGCGCGGTCGACCTCACGGTGGCCGACCTGTCGTTCATCTCGCTGCGGCTGGTGCTGCCGGCCCTGGCCGGCTGCACGAGGCCGGACGGCGATCTGGCGCTGATGGTCAAGCCGCAGTTCGAGGTGGGCAAGGAACGGGTCGGCGCGGGCGGCGTGGTCCGCGACCCGGCGCTGCGCGCCGAGGCGGTGCTCGACGTGGCCGCCGCGGCGGCGCAGCTCGGCCTGGGGCTGGCCGACGTGGCGGCCAGCCCGCTGCCGGGGCCGAGCGGCAACGTCGAGTTCTTCGTATGGTTACGCCGGGACGCGCCCGCCGCGGACCCGGAGCGGGTACGCGCGGTGGTGGCCGCCGGCCCGCAGGGCTTCCCGTCCCCGGCCGACGCGCCGGATTCCGCGAGTGAGGAGGTGCCCGGGTGAGCCGGACAGCTCTGCTGGTGACGCACACCGGCCGTCGCCGCAGCACCGAGCACGCGCGGGCGGTGGCGGCGGACCTCATCGCGGCCGGCTTCGAGGTGCGGGTGGTGGCTGAGGAGGCCGACGACCTCGACCTGCCCGGCGTGGTGCCGGTGACCGGCCCGGAGGCCGCCGAGGGCGCCGAGATCGTCTTCGCGCTCGGCGGGGACGGCACCTTCCTGCGCGCCGCCGAGCTGGCCCGGCCGGCGAAGGCGCCGCTGCTCGGCATCAACCTCGGCAAGGTCGGCTTCCTGGCCGAGGCGGAGATCGACGACCTGGACAGCGCGGTACGCGACGTGGTCGGGCGTAACTACACCGTGGACGAACGGCTCACCCTGGACGTGACCGCCGAGTTCGACGGCGGCCCGACGATCGAGTCGTGGGCGTTGAACGAGATCAGCGTGGAGAAGGGCGAGCGCGCCCAGATGCTGGAACTGCTCGTCGACGTGGACGGCCGGCCGCTGTCCCGGTACGGCTGCGACGGTGTGGTCTGCGCGACTCCGACCGGCTCCACCGCGTACGCGTTCTCCGGCGGCGGGCCGGTGGTCTGGCCGGAGGTGGAGGCGCTGCTGCTGGTGCCGATCAGCGCGCACGCGCTGTTCAGCCGACCGTTGGTGACCGCGCCGACGTCCACCTTCGCGATCACGGTGGACCCGTTCACCACCCTCGCCGTCCTGTGCTGCGACGGGCGACGGGTCTACGACCTGCCGCCGGGCGCCCGGGTCACCGTGCGCCGGGGCACGCTGCCGGTGCGGATCGTGCGGCTCAAGGCGCGTCCGTTCACCGACCGGCTGGTGGCCAAGTTCGACCTGCCGGTGCAGGGCTGGCGCGGCAGCCGCCGCTGACTCCACGGTCAACGGCCGGGGCCGGTGGGCGACCGTGGCATTGGGCGGCTGTCGGGCCGACCCCGTCCCGGCGGTTCGGCGTACCCGCGTCGGCCGGCGACCGGCTACCGTAGGGGCCTCCCTCGACGACGCGCCACGTCGGGCCGGCGTACCGCGCCCGGAACCCGAGGCGGGGCCGGCGGTTCCGCCTTGCGGCGGGAACGGTCGCCCGGGCCGTCGACGGGGCCGGCGGCACCGTCGTACGGACGGTCACCGGGGCGTACGGGCTGCGTTGAGGTGGAGTCCGGGCGGGGCGGTGAGGCCCGTGTCCGCCCGGATGCGCGGCCCGGCGGTCGTGGCACCGGCCAGGGGGTGGTCGGATCCACGACGGTCGGGGTGTCGGACGAGTCGCGGCCGGCCGCGGCGGGCGGACCGGCGAGCCGAACCCGGCCGGGTGTCGACCCCGGCCAGGTCTTCGGGTCGGGGAGCCGCCGCCGGAGGAAGCGGCGGCTCACGAGCCGAGCGGCGAGGCGTGCGTCCGGCACCCCGGCCATCCACCTGCCGGGCGGAGCACCGATCCGCCCTCGCCGCCCGCCGTGGGCCGCACCGGGGTACGCCGTGCCCGGCTCGCCGTGGTCGGCCTCACCGTGCCCGCACCGCCCGGCGGTGCGGGCGCGACGGCGGTCACCGTGCCGGCGTCACCGCGCGGCGCGGACCGCGCGCTGGTGATCCTGGACGGGCTGGCCCGGTGGGGCCGGCGCCCGCGCCGGCTGGTCAACTGTCGGGGGCCGCGTCTAGTGTCGGGTGCTGTGCTGGAAGAGCTGCGCATCACCGGACTGGGCGTCATCGAGGACACCACGCTGCCGTTGACCGGCGGGATGAACGTCATCACCGGAGAGACCGGTGCGGGCAAGACCATGGTGGTCACCGGCCTCGGCCTGCTCTTCGGCGGCCGGGCCGACGCCGGCCGGGTGCGGGCCGAACCGGGCCGCGCCGTGGTGGAGGGGCGGCTGCGCCTGCACGGCCGGGTGGCCGGGACGGTGCACGCCCGGATCACCGACGCCGGCGGCGATCCCGACGAGGACGGTTCGCTGCTGTTGAGCCGGACGGTCACCGTGGAGGGTCGGTCCCGGGCGCATCTGGGCGGCCGGAGCATGCCGGTGTCGATGC encodes:
- a CDS encoding NAD kinase, with translation MSRTALLVTHTGRRRSTEHARAVAADLIAAGFEVRVVAEEADDLDLPGVVPVTGPEAAEGAEIVFALGGDGTFLRAAELARPAKAPLLGINLGKVGFLAEAEIDDLDSAVRDVVGRNYTVDERLTLDVTAEFDGGPTIESWALNEISVEKGERAQMLELLVDVDGRPLSRYGCDGVVCATPTGSTAYAFSGGGPVVWPEVEALLLVPISAHALFSRPLVTAPTSTFAITVDPFTTLAVLCCDGRRVYDLPPGARVTVRRGTLPVRIVRLKARPFTDRLVAKFDLPVQGWRGSRR
- a CDS encoding HAD-IIA family hydrolase, translated to MTTSAGERLVDGYALVVFDLDGVIYLIDRPIPGAVEAVGRLHAEGRLVAYATNNASRRSSEVADLLTGMGVPARAEEVLTSAAATAELLRDRLPAGAPVLVVGAEALRAELRAVGLRPVSTVDEQPAAVAQGYGPQVGWVELAEASLAVRAGAPWYATNTDRTLPSPRGPLPGNGSLVAVLRTALGRDPDVVVGKPEPALFATAARRAGAGRTLVVGDRLDTDIEGARRAGLDSLLVLTGVSDVPELLTAPEPRRPTYVSIDLAGLFDPAAVVRVPGTPDVGGWSVTVSDGGLALDGAGRPLDALAALCAVAWSAGADPRVRPASPAAGEALDALGLSG
- a CDS encoding phasin family protein translates to MQDAWRAYLELAMGLTEAPRKKAQDAVRRVVGQGGATAAQLQALAEELVSTGVANREALTKLVRFEVDRALGAVGLATADEVAELTRRVRELERQLREAKSAPTPTTGTAPAEPAAAAPVSALPDRPAPTPTKAVAKKAVAKKAVAKKAIAKKPAASAVPQTSAEGSPATPAKKATGRRQTGGAGS
- a CDS encoding Replicase polyprotein 1ab — its product is MAETVARHLVATGLLIDEDPAEALAHALAARRLASRIAAVREAVGLAAYHAGEWQTAIAELRTYHRMTGLQSHLAVLADCERALGRPERAIDLFRGADQDKVDKAVAIELLIVAAGARGDLGQKDAAVAMLQVRELTNDSTEPWAARLRYAYADALLAVGRREEAREWFSRATDVDAEGETDAAERLLELDGVVIEGDDEEDEELAADPGSAGAVATEPDADLTGADRPDEDDELDEDDEDDELDGDVDEFDDDDEFDDEDDDLDADDDELDGDAGPRAQDRRREESADPGERDDAPAGYRDRDGADLGDDELTDAEASSLADAAGASDPSDASEAARDRGDAPAAVDGDAAPGREAEADRR
- a CDS encoding alkyl sulfatase C-terminal domain-containing protein, whose protein sequence is MASVDECRQALQELAARLDRHADAAGRIDLDRTLACRITDLDTAFHGRLQEGRLIDLTDGDDPQAKIALSTSSDDLVALVHGQLDLAKAVAGRRVSIKANPFDLMKLRKLI
- a CDS encoding TlyA family RNA methyltransferase; this encodes MARRTRLDAELVRRGLARSREQAAALVEAGRVQLRGVPARKVAAMVDPADPLLVTGEDPTTEYVSRGGHKLAGALAAFAPGGLGVTGRRCLDAGASTGGFTDVLLRAGAAEVVAVDVGYGQLAWSLRTDERVHVFERTNVRTLTPEAIGGAVDLTVADLSFISLRLVLPALAGCTRPDGDLALMVKPQFEVGKERVGAGGVVRDPALRAEAVLDVAAAAAQLGLGLADVAASPLPGPSGNVEFFVWLRRDAPAADPERVRAVVAAGPQGFPSPADAPDSASEEVPG